The window NNNNNNNNNNNNNNNNNNNNgttggaaagatcctgatatatatatatatatatatatatatatatatatatatatatatatatatatatatatatatatatatatatatatcaaattggatgtaagttagcatgaactattattgttgacattacctttaaggtaaaacattgggaggcaacactataagcccctatctttctctgtgtccgattaaaactccataaccataagtattatgtgagtgtcagcaattgtagaagactaaatgatagtggagtatgtggacttgctgaaaagctctattcttgactctttccgatgttatgataaattgcaattgcttcaatgattgagattatagtttgttagttcccaatgaagtttatgaatcaTACTTggtattgtgaatagattgttacttgagcataagaaatcatatgacaaattttatatatgttgttgttataagaatgatcatgatgccctcatgtccgtattttgtttttatcgacacctctatctctaaacatgtggacatatttttcgatatcggcttccgcttgaggacaagcgaggtctaagcttgggggagttgatacgtccattttgatcatgcttttatattgatatttattgcattatgggctattattacacgttatttcacaatacttatggctatacactcttattttacaaggtttatcatgaagcgggagaatgccggcacctgggattctgggctggaaaaggagcaaatattggaaacctattctgcacatctccaaaagtcatgaaactccacgaaagtcatttttcgaattaatatgaattattgagcgaaagaagaacaagagggggcccacaccctggccacgagggtgggggtgcgcccacccctactaggcgcgccccctgcctcgtgggctccctggtggccctccggtgcccatcttctgctatatgaagtcttttaccctggaaaaaatcataagcaagcttacgagacgaaactccgccaccacgaggcgaaaccttggcggaaccaatctagagctacggcggagctgttctgccagggaaacttccctccgggagggaaaaatcatcaccatcatcatcaccagcgatcctctcatcgggagggggtcaatctccatcaacatcttcaccagcaccatctcctctcaaaccctagttcatctcttgtatccaatctttgtaccaaaagcttagattggtacctgtgggttgctagtagtgttgattactccttgtagttgatgctagttggtttatttggtggaatatcatatgttcagatccttaatgcatattaatacccctctgactatgaacatgaatatattttgtgagtagttacgtttgttcctaaggacatgggtgaagtcttgctattagtagtcatgtgaatttggtatccgttcgatattttgatgagatgtatgttgtctctcctctagtggtgttatgtgaacatcgactacatgacacttcaccattatttgggcctagaggaaggcattgggaagtaataaatagatgatgggttgctagagtgacagaagtttaaaccctagtttatgtgttgcttcgtaaggggctgatttggatccacttgtttcatgctatgcttaggtttaccttaatacttcttttgtagttgcggattcttgcaataggggttaatcataagtgggatgcttgtccaagaaagggcaatacccaagcaccggtccacccacatatcaaattatcaaagtaacgaatgtgaatcatatgaacgtgatgagaactagcttgatgataattcccatgtgtcctcaggagcacttttctcattataagaatttgtccaggcttgtcctttgctataaaaaggattgggccaccttgccgcactttatttactttcattgcttgttacccgttacaaattatcttatcacaaaactatctattacctacaatttcagtgcttgcagagaataccttactgaaaaccgcttgtcatttccttctgctcctcgttgggttcgacactcttatttatcaaaaggactacaatagatcccctatacttgtgggtcatcagggtgcTGCCTCCTCCATGGCTGCTGCGACGGGAGTCGGCTCTGGTGGCCACGAGTTCCCAATGGGGGAGGGGAGCGGATCCATCCATCACTCAATCACTGGTGGGGCGGGTGCCGACGAGCGCCCTGTGCAGAGCGGCGCATCGGGTGGGTGTGACCTGTGAGAGGAAAAGAAGGGAGAGAGAGATGAGAAGATGCTTACGTGTGGGCCCCATCCGGTCTTAACGGTCAACTTAACTCTTTAAATAACGGTGCTGACTTTTTTCCACATGGAGCTGACAAGCGGGCCCTCCATGTCATAAACCGGATTAAAATGTAACCGTTCAGTCACTAGTGTTTTTTGGAACAACCAGCGAATTTTGTGGTAGCGTTTTGAGAAATTAAAAAAATGGTAGTTTTTGGTAACACTAGCCTGTAATGTGGTAGTCTTTTGCTATTTACTCGGGGAAATAAGGTAGAATTCATTCTATTTTGTGAAATAAGATTGCAAACAAGGCTGAGAATGAAGCTGAAGTTTGACTGAAAGCGAATGAAACTTCACACTACATATATTTTAGAATAAAGGAAGGGTGGAACAACTTATGAGTTCAATTTAGAAACAAGAGcacccatatagtgctttggagaaGACATTTGCTATCAACTGTCAAAGTTCTAGCACAGAAAATGCCCTATCCTGGCATCTGCCGAAATCCTATTTTTATACTTGAAGCACAAGCTTATATATGATACACACCTTTGTCTTATCACCTGAAGTAATAAAAACGGACCAAACGAGCGCACACCAAGCACAAAAAGTTCCCATCCAATCTTGCACCTTTATTTCAGTTTGTTGGCATTAACGCAATACCTCTGGTTAACATATCCAAATCTCTACTGAATtcatttgctacagaaaatataagTAAAGAGAACCTACTCAAAGGCAGTGCTTTAGCAAAACACTGAATGAATAAGGTTGAGTAGACATCACACGAGTAACTACTGTGATTGAACCTTTTAGTAAACTACCAGGTACACAATTTTCCCTATGATTTAGGATTTAGGACAATTGTAATAAACTGACTGATATTGACAAGAAGGCTGGTTACGGTACAATTTGGCCCAATGGGATGGGACTAGTACATGCATGTCAAGAACAATACCAGTGCTAGGAAAACAAAAATAAGGGTAACGTTGTTCTTTGGAATTGACATTGCTCTCAACTGAAAACCAAGCAAGCAAGCGTGTAAGCCGCAGCAAATTGAGCAGCATGATTCAAGTAGATCCAGAGGTACGCACAAATAGTTCAGCCGGTAGAAAGGCCAATTCTTGGAGGAAGCATTAAAGGTAAAGCTACCGCCCATTTGCGTCTGCTAATGACTCTGAGAACAGAGGAACATAAGGGAGAAATCGTTGTGTACTGTTTTTCTCAAGATCAAGGATGCATCCAACTTCCTGATGTTGCATATCATATGCTATCAACGTATGACCTCTACATGGAACCAAGAAAATGGTGTCGCAGTCTGGATGGATCCCAATCACCCTGTAATTCTTCACTGTCATGCCCATAAGCTTATCGATGCTGGAAGTATGTTTCAGGACCCATTCTTTACTATCACAATCCTTGAGGCACCAGAGTTCTACCTCATTGACGGAAGATATAGCATAGTGTAAGCATCCCTGGGACGATCCAATCATACCAAATCTTCGGGGGTATGGCACACGGATGGTCTTCCACACTTTCCCCATCATGTCCACTGCCAGCAGCACATAGTCGTCGTTGATGCCAGGAAGGAAGCCAATAAGGTAGAGCACGCCGCCAACAAAGACACATCTAGTCCTCGAGAACAGTTCAACTTCCTCAGCCATCCCACTGTCCCTATAACTCCAGGCTCCTGTCCGTGACGAGTAGATGCTCACTCCTATCATGCTCGACGAGTAGGCCTCCTCAAAATGAAGAACATGGAAAGAGGACGAGACCGCTGGATCAAAAGCCAGACCTCTAATATGGCTATGTCTGCCTGCCGGTGCCTGAGGTTGAGGGGGCAGCTCCACCCACCTCCCAGTGGTGGGATTGCACACCACAAAACGGCAATCTTCATCTGCCCGATACCAAGGGGCAACCTTCTTGGTGCAGCCGCGGTAGAGAACGAAACCATTGCAAGCGTCCACCTGGGTCATGTCCTTGTACTTGTTAGGCTGCAGGTAAGGAAGGGAAGGGTCGTACGGAGCTACGCCGCCGGAGACGCGGGCGAAGTGGTGGTGATACGCGCTGCCGCAGAAGGACGTGTGGAGGAAGCCGGAGAGGGTCTGGGGCAGCATATTGCGGTTGGCCGGGTCGGCGATGAGGTCGCGCCAGAGTACGGAGACGCACTTGAAGCGGTGGAGGGATCTAGCGGGGACGCGGGAGAGGATCTCGAGGATGAGGTCGTCGGTGAACAGCGcggccaccgccgccgtcgccccggaTGGCTGCACCTGCAGTGCACAGCCCCGACTCGATCTTCTTCTCGAGACTCTTCCTGTCCTTCGTCTCCGCCTCCATGGAGCTGAATCTGGAAGGCCTAGGCTGTGGATACCGGGACAGGGATCTGCAAAAGGAGAGGAAATCCCCTATCTGGCTAGGAAATCATCGACCTGGTACTGGTAGTCGGTGGTGGCGATCTTTGCCGTGGTGAGTAACGAAAGGTACCTTAGTTAAGGGCGGCGACGGGGGACTctgcttttatttttatttttatttttcgagaATTGGTTGGTTACATAGAGTCCCACGTTTATTTTTTGGGACTTCTGATTCGATGGAGTCCTACAAATTGCGTAAGATATAAACTCTTTTAAGCCAAGCTTGCTTGTTTATGCGTGCATTTCCTTCTTGCTTGTACTAACATTGTTTCATCTGATTTGTAATACTTGTGATGATGAATACTGGATTTGCTTGGGCCCTATGGTTTATAATAACTGGGATGATGAACACTGAATTTGTATGCTTCCATAGATATCTAGCATTGTGGAATGATCTACGTTTTCTTATCCTATATGTTTCCATATAACTTATTCTTCCTCACGTTTTTTTTGTGTGACTTAGCTGACATAGTTGCTGAAAAAGACTAAAGAAGATCTAAAAACTAAAGGAGGTACCGCTGTCTGCTCTCCAGACTCTCGTATCTTTCCGGGTCAATTCAAACACACATTCTGGTTGGTGCAAACTCGCCATGAACAAGGCTTCGCTCAGGATTTTTGTGGAGCCCTCTTCCTAACCTGATAAGTCTGATGTTGAGCCGCTGGGATAGGGAAGTCAGCAGCTGTTGAAGATTCCGTCATACTGATGGTAGCTTCCTTTTGAGCCGAACAACAAGGGGCCAACCACGCCGTTGAAGATTGTCGACCGCTGGAAGATTACACTTTGCATGATTTAGTAGGATGAACTCGCACCGCTTCACCATTTACAGCTAAATATGTTGCCCTGCATCAACAAAAATCCTCTGCTAGTGAATTTCGTGATGATCAGGTGTACACTCCACAAATACAAGGGAGGAAAATTTGGCTACACTGTCAAGAAACAACTAAGTAACAATGAACAGAGTAAAATTCTTAGCTCagcttcatttttatttttttaaccaGGCATAACCCATTTCCATTATTCATCTTAACGAAAATACACGTTGTTCTGTATCACCATACCCGAGACCAACTGACTTAAGGAAACTAGAAAGGGGAAAGCAGGTTCAGGGCATCACTGGGAAACCCACTGTAAGCACTCGTCATCGAGCAGCTCACTATGGGGGCGTAAACCCAGTGATACTACAAACCAAACCAGGGCTAGAGGACTTAACAGTTTGAGACGCGCACTAGGAAGCCGACAGCAGCTCACGACCCAAAGGGCTCACAAGCGAGCAGGTAGTAAAAGCTCACGCAGGAGCAAAGACCAGCAAAGTACTAGATCACTAAACCGAAGGCTCGCAAAACGTTCCCAGCAACCGCGGAAGAGCTCTAGTCCATCGTTGCCTCAGTTGGAGCCGCATAGATTCTCATCATAGTCGAGGTGTTCGTCCCGAGCATCTTGGCTCCTCGCTCCATGGCTTCACGATCAACACCAGCCATCAAAACTGCACAGTAAGTCAAGAAACCACAAGCAGAGTATACCACATTAAACGGGGTCTTAAGTTGTTTGTGTTGAAGGTGGCTTGGTTGCGACAGTTCCAGATCGCCCAGCACATTGCCGCCAGGCCATAAGTATAGAACCTGGCTCATCCGATAAAAACACATAGCACCAGGAGAAGAATTGCCAAAGATTGTTCGGGCAAAGATCTGTGCCCAGCACACACCCGACCATCCTCCAAACCACCCGAGCGACGGGGCAAGTGAAAACAGATGTTGAGACATTTCTTTTTCTCTGCAAAATGAACAACTGGGATTTCCAGCCTAGTTCCGTTTCTTCATAACCTTTCTAGTCAAAATGGCATCTTGGAATAACTGCCATAAAAAGATTTGTATTTTAAGAGGGAGTCTGTCTTTCCAAATCCATCTATAATCACACCTTGCTAGGTGTCTTTCCAAATAGGTATAGACCGATTTGGTCAAAAAACATTTCTTTTTATCTGAAGTCCAGACGATCTGGTCTGTTTCATCAGATAAGGACCAAGAGTCCACCATCTTTTTGATATCATTCCACTGTTCCATAAGGGGAGGGTACAAACGTCTCCTAAAGAGATCACCACTTTCAATTTTTTTGGAAATCGGCAACTGTGATTTCCTGATGATTACGAATACTGTACAGAGCTGGAAATTGGGTTCGCAAGGGGGCCCCATCCCTGATTCGGTCCACACTCTGGCAATGTTACCAGAGTTCAGAATCACCCGTCTACCTGCCATATAAACATCTTTCACTTTGATAATGGCTTTCCAGATGGGGGAATCCCCAAATTTAGTTTTCACCGAGGTCACCGTATCTTTTCTAAGGTATTTAGCACGGATCACATCCTGCCAAAAGCCTTGTTGAGTTTCAAGTTTCCAGTACCACTTGGTGAGTAGGCTAATATTTTTCTTAGGGAGATCTTTCACTCCTAAGCCTCCTTTATTCTTAGATCTACAGATCCTAGTCCATATCACCAAGTGATATCTTCAATGCCCATTGTTCTCTTGCCAAAAGAATTTTTTCCGATGCTTATCTAATTTCTCAATTACCATCTTAGGAAGCATGAACATAGACATATAGTAGTATATAATACTGGTAAGGGAGGAGTTAAGGAGGGTCAGCCTTCCCCCAGAAGATGCCGTGTTACCAATCCAGGATTCACAACATTCGAATATTTTATCATCAACATAATTCCAGTCAAGAACATGTAGGGTGGAATAGCTCACCGGCACTCCTAAGTACTTCATAGGGAACTACCCAATCTGGCAGTTGAAAAAATAATAGTAGAATGTTAGCATatcatcacccccccccccctacacacacacacacaagatttcACTTTTTAGGAAATTTATTTTGAGCCCTGACATGAGCTCAAAAATATAAAGCGGTAGTTTCAAGTTGATCGCAACTTCTC is drawn from Triticum dicoccoides isolate Atlit2015 ecotype Zavitan chromosome 4A, WEW_v2.0, whole genome shotgun sequence and contains these coding sequences:
- the LOC119284339 gene encoding F-box protein At5g65850-like, with amino-acid sequence MTESSTAADFPIPAAQHQTYQVQPSGATAAVAALFTDDLILEILSRVPARSLHRFKCVSVLWRDLIADPANRNMLPQTLSGFLHTSFCGSAYHHHFARVSGGVAPYDPSLPYLQPNKYKDMTQVDACNGFVLYRGCTKKVAPWYRADEDCRFVVCNPTTGRWVELPPQPQAPAGRHSHIRGLAFDPAVSSSFHVLHFEEAYSSSMIGVSIYSSRTGAWSYRDSGMAEEVELFSRTRCVFVGGVLYLIGFLPGINDDYVLLAVDMMGKVWKTIRVPYPRRFGMIGSSQGCLHYAISSVNEVELWCLKDCDSKEWVLKHTSSIDKLMGMTVKNYRVIGIHPDCDTIFLVPCRGHTLIAYDMQHQEVGCILDLEKNSTQRFLPYVPLFSESLADANGR